In the Maribacter sp. MJ134 genome, one interval contains:
- a CDS encoding YqgE/AlgH family protein: MVYLKPKKGKLLIAEPSLTGDVSFNRSVVLLAEHNEEGSVGFILNKPLEYQISDLVTEILIPFQVYNGGPVEQDNLYFIHKVPHLIDNSVEIADGIYWGGDFEKTVTLINEKVISEDDIRFFLGYSGWSSLQLDEELSSKSWIVVQNEHESQIIKKSSNAFWKEKMLELGGDYVIWSNAPENPSLN; the protein is encoded by the coding sequence ATGGTCTACTTAAAACCAAAAAAAGGAAAACTTTTAATTGCAGAACCCTCGTTGACGGGAGACGTTTCTTTCAATAGATCAGTTGTGCTTTTGGCGGAACATAATGAGGAAGGTTCGGTAGGATTTATCCTAAATAAGCCACTAGAGTATCAGATCAGTGACCTGGTAACCGAGATATTGATTCCTTTTCAAGTATACAACGGTGGTCCGGTAGAACAAGACAATCTTTACTTTATACACAAAGTACCCCACCTTATCGATAATAGTGTTGAAATTGCTGACGGGATTTATTGGGGCGGAGATTTTGAAAAGACCGTAACGCTTATTAACGAAAAAGTCATTTCTGAAGATGATATTCGGTTCTTTTTGGGCTATTCCGGATGGTCCTCCCTACAACTGGACGAAGAGCTTTCCTCAAAATCATGGATTGTTGTTCAAAATGAACATGAAAGCCAAATCATTAAAAAGTCGTCTAACGCTTTCTGGAAAGAGAAAATGCTAGAACTTGGCGGTGACTACGTTATCTGGTCTAATGCGCCTGAAAATCCGAGTTTAAACTAA
- a CDS encoding AAA family ATPase encodes MEQKRIVITGGPGTGKTVIINALESSGHYCFHEIIRSMTLEAKKDFNLDTPGTNPIAFVDDSKSFNFNLLHGRLNQYNKAKELDRELVFYDRGMPDVLAYMDYFDQSYEQDFTQICQQNRYDQIFILPPWREIYIQDNERLENYAQATEIHHHLEKTYTALGYDIIEVPFASIAERMNFILHNIQK; translated from the coding sequence TTGGAGCAAAAGAGAATCGTAATAACGGGTGGTCCTGGAACGGGAAAAACCGTAATCATAAATGCCCTTGAATCTTCTGGACATTATTGTTTTCATGAAATCATACGTAGTATGACGCTTGAAGCTAAAAAAGATTTTAATCTAGATACACCGGGCACCAACCCAATTGCTTTTGTAGATGATTCAAAATCATTCAATTTTAATCTTCTCCATGGAAGGCTAAATCAATATAATAAGGCTAAAGAACTAGATAGAGAACTAGTTTTTTACGATAGAGGAATGCCGGATGTGCTAGCTTATATGGATTATTTTGACCAGTCTTATGAACAAGATTTTACTCAGATATGTCAGCAGAACAGGTACGACCAAATCTTTATCTTACCACCGTGGCGAGAAATATACATTCAAGACAATGAGCGGTTAGAGAATTATGCACAGGCTACCGAAATACACCATCACCTTGAGAAAACATACACGGCCTTAGGGTATGATATTATTGAAGTCCCCTTTGCCAGTATAGCCGAAAGGATGAATTTTATTCTCCATAACATCCAAAAATAG
- a CDS encoding HU family DNA-binding protein, producing MNKTELIDAMAADAGITKAAAKKSLESFLGNVEGSLKKGNRVSLVGFGSWSVSRRNAREGRNPSTGKTIQIAAKNVVKFKAGADLGNAVN from the coding sequence ATGAACAAAACAGAATTGATCGATGCAATGGCAGCTGACGCTGGCATCACAAAAGCAGCGGCTAAAAAGTCATTAGAGTCTTTCTTAGGAAATGTTGAAGGTTCTTTGAAAAAAGGAAACAGAGTTTCTTTGGTAGGTTTCGGATCTTGGTCCGTATCTAGAAGAAATGCAAGAGAAGGTAGAAACCCATCTACTGGTAAAACTATCCAAATTGCAGCTAAAAATGTTGTTAAGTTTAAAGCAGGAGCTGATTTAGGCAACGCTGTAAACTAG
- the fmt gene encoding methionyl-tRNA formyltransferase, with translation MKELRIIFMGTPDFAVGVLDSLVRQQCNIVGVITAPDRPAGRGRKLNESAVKKYAIEKGLTILQPTNLKDDTFLRNLEDLKANLQIVVAFRMLPKKVWAMPEYGTFNLHASLLPQYRGAAPINWAIMNGETKTGVTTFFIDEKIDTGAIILQEEAPIYIEDNAEALHDRLMTLGAQLVLKTVERIKAGNFKTTIQKDMPDLKLAHKLQRETCEVDWERPAKKVYDFIRGLSPYPSAWSTLYNEKEEILTKIFKTELQLEQHNLKPGTILSSKKEMKVAVKDGYINLLEIQLQGKKRMAVQDVLNGLQIAQNAHFG, from the coding sequence ATGAAAGAATTAAGAATAATTTTTATGGGAACACCGGATTTCGCTGTCGGTGTACTTGATTCCCTAGTTAGGCAACAATGTAATATCGTTGGGGTTATAACCGCGCCTGATCGCCCGGCTGGAAGAGGAAGAAAGTTAAATGAGTCTGCCGTTAAAAAGTATGCGATAGAAAAAGGATTAACCATTTTACAGCCCACCAATCTTAAAGATGATACCTTTTTAAGGAACTTGGAAGATTTAAAGGCTAACCTTCAAATTGTAGTAGCCTTTAGAATGTTACCAAAGAAAGTATGGGCAATGCCCGAATATGGGACCTTTAATTTACATGCTTCTCTTTTACCGCAATATAGAGGTGCTGCACCTATAAATTGGGCTATAATGAATGGAGAGACAAAAACTGGGGTCACTACATTCTTTATTGATGAAAAAATAGATACGGGAGCGATTATTCTTCAGGAAGAAGCGCCTATCTATATAGAAGATAACGCAGAAGCCTTACATGATAGACTTATGACCTTAGGTGCACAACTAGTATTAAAAACTGTTGAAAGAATTAAAGCAGGTAATTTTAAGACCACCATACAGAAAGATATGCCAGACCTAAAACTGGCGCACAAATTACAAAGAGAAACTTGTGAAGTAGATTGGGAGCGCCCTGCCAAGAAAGTGTATGATTTCATTAGAGGTCTTAGCCCATACCCTAGTGCTTGGAGCACTCTGTACAATGAAAAGGAAGAAATACTTACTAAAATTTTTAAGACTGAACTACAATTAGAGCAACATAATCTAAAACCTGGAACCATACTTTCCAGTAAAAAGGAGATGAAAGTAGCGGTTAAGGATGGTTATATTAACCTATTAGAAATACAATTGCAGGGTAAAAAAAGAATGGCAGTACAGGATGTTCTCAATGGACTACAAATTGCCCAAAATGCGCATTTCGGCTGA
- a CDS encoding ATP-dependent DNA helicase RecQ yields the protein MDNSPEAVLEKYWGFKQFKGSQKTLINAALNGEDVLGLLPTGGGKSICFQVPAMMREGICIVISPLIALIQNQVEGLKNLGIKAIGLTGGLRKEEVGVLLDNCRYGNYKFLYLSPERLSQERVQQRIAQMTVNLLVVDEAHCISQWGHDFRPAYLTCNTLRTLQPTVPMMALTATATSRVAKDIIEKLELINPLIQKDSFSRKNIAFKVILEEDKKYRLRQYCAAIKSSGIVYVRTRRLAEEISGHLAEHKISATFYHGGIPQKEKKEKLEKWVKNEVKIMVATNAFGMGIDKPDVSLVLHYQIPDCIENYFQEAGRAGRNGDSANAILITNDNDKEQVKNQFLSTLPDVAFVKLVYKKLSNYFQIAYGELNTETHQLNFNDFCAIYKLNTLLAYNALNILDRNSVISLTTAFSRKSTIQFIVDKDTLFDYLKKNTSISEIIRTILRTYGGIFEHEISVNTILLSKKLQVSEQKVLRVLERISEDGLISYKGKHNDLEISFLVPREDDLTINKFAGSLKEQNALKTYHVHQMLTYIDNRRTCRSIQLLQYFGEKTTHPCGLCDVCLGDENGQDLSKRVQKDILTILNSNPASSRTMQTSLNVESEIILAVLKELLEDGKIKLNSKNQYTV from the coding sequence ATGGACAACAGCCCAGAAGCAGTTCTTGAGAAATATTGGGGTTTTAAACAGTTCAAGGGTTCGCAAAAAACACTTATAAATGCGGCCTTGAATGGTGAAGACGTTCTAGGGCTCTTACCCACTGGAGGTGGGAAATCTATCTGTTTTCAGGTTCCTGCAATGATGAGAGAAGGTATATGCATTGTTATTTCCCCTCTAATTGCTTTAATTCAAAATCAGGTAGAAGGACTCAAAAATTTAGGAATAAAGGCCATTGGATTAACCGGAGGGCTACGTAAAGAGGAAGTAGGAGTATTATTGGATAATTGTAGATACGGAAATTACAAGTTCCTTTATCTATCGCCAGAACGCCTCTCGCAAGAACGTGTACAACAACGTATTGCCCAGATGACAGTAAATCTACTCGTTGTAGATGAGGCCCATTGTATATCTCAATGGGGTCACGATTTTAGACCAGCTTACTTAACATGTAATACTTTGCGAACCCTACAGCCTACGGTTCCGATGATGGCGCTAACAGCAACAGCCACTTCTAGGGTAGCCAAGGATATTATCGAAAAGCTTGAATTGATTAATCCTTTGATACAGAAAGACTCTTTTTCAAGAAAGAATATCGCTTTCAAAGTTATTTTAGAAGAAGATAAAAAGTATAGGTTGAGACAATATTGTGCTGCGATTAAAAGCAGTGGTATAGTCTATGTAAGAACTAGAAGACTGGCGGAAGAGATTTCCGGACATCTTGCTGAACATAAAATCTCAGCAACTTTTTATCATGGAGGTATTCCTCAAAAAGAGAAGAAAGAGAAGCTAGAAAAATGGGTGAAAAATGAGGTGAAAATCATGGTGGCCACCAATGCTTTTGGAATGGGAATAGACAAACCGGACGTTTCATTAGTATTGCATTATCAAATACCGGATTGTATAGAGAATTATTTCCAAGAAGCTGGTAGAGCAGGCAGAAACGGCGACAGTGCCAATGCTATTTTAATTACGAATGACAATGATAAGGAACAGGTGAAAAATCAGTTTTTAAGTACACTTCCAGACGTTGCTTTTGTAAAGTTGGTGTACAAGAAACTTAGCAACTATTTTCAAATTGCTTATGGAGAACTCAATACTGAAACCCACCAACTAAATTTTAATGATTTCTGCGCTATCTACAAACTTAATACCTTACTCGCCTACAATGCTCTTAATATTCTTGACAGAAACTCTGTTATCTCTTTGACAACGGCATTTTCAAGAAAATCTACTATTCAATTTATAGTGGACAAGGATACACTTTTTGATTATTTAAAAAAGAATACGTCCATCTCAGAAATTATAAGAACCATTTTAAGGACCTATGGAGGTATTTTTGAGCACGAAATAAGTGTAAATACAATATTACTATCAAAAAAACTACAGGTCAGCGAGCAGAAAGTATTACGTGTTCTAGAAAGAATTTCAGAAGACGGACTCATCTCATATAAGGGAAAACACAATGACCTGGAGATTTCTTTTTTAGTGCCACGAGAAGATGACCTAACTATAAATAAATTTGCGGGAAGTTTAAAAGAACAGAATGCCCTTAAAACCTATCATGTACACCAGATGTTGACTTACATTGACAATAGAAGGACTTGTAGAAGTATACAGTTACTACAATACTTTGGGGAAAAAACAACGCATCCCTGCGGACTATGCGATGTTTGTTTAGGAGATGAAAACGGACAGGATTTATCAAAGCGCGTGCAAAAGGACATTCTAACTATCTTGAACTCGAACCCCGCATCATCTAGGACTATGCAAACATCATTAAATGTAGAGTCAGAAATTATCTTAGCTGTACTAAAAGAATTACTGGAAGATGGAAAAATTAAACTGAATTCAAAAAATCAATATACGGTTTAA